One segment of Neobacillus endophyticus DNA contains the following:
- a CDS encoding mannose/fructose/sorbose PTS transporter subunit IIA, which yields MITVILSGHGSFAPALQGSSGMIFGEEDHLYAVPFYKDEGTQTLHEKYKQVLEKIPPENEVLFLVDIFGGTPYNAATPFILNNERMDMATGVNLPILLEVLSMRGSLPLKELLKNLKKVNEESFQVCSEHLEKVTKSMREREEELL from the coding sequence CGGGCATGGAAGCTTTGCCCCAGCTTTACAAGGTTCTTCAGGAATGATATTTGGCGAGGAAGATCATCTTTATGCCGTCCCATTTTATAAAGATGAGGGGACACAAACACTTCATGAAAAGTACAAACAGGTGTTAGAAAAGATTCCTCCAGAAAATGAAGTCTTATTTTTAGTGGATATCTTTGGAGGTACTCCGTATAACGCCGCCACACCATTTATTTTAAATAATGAAAGAATGGATATGGCTACAGGGGTGAACCTGCCTATATTGCTTGAGGTGTTAAGTATGAGAGGAAGCCTGCCTCTTAAGGAATTATTAAAAAATTTGAAAAAGGTGAATGAGGAAAGCTTCCAGGTATGCAGTGAGCATTTGGAGAAAGTGACAAAAAGTATGAGAGAAAGGGAAGAGGAATTACTATGA
- a CDS encoding PTS system mannose/fructose/N-acetylgalactosamine-transporter subunit IIB, whose product MKIVLSRIDDRFIHGQVLTRWIKTYSADRIIVVSDTVAADEMRKTLILSVAPSNVKASAVSISKMAKAYFSPRYEDTTALLLFENPADIVALVEAGVPIETVNVGGMRFENNRKQVTKSVSVTEKDIDDFEKLNTLGVKLELRQLPSDSSEDFIRILRNVPKK is encoded by the coding sequence ATGAAAATCGTTTTATCGAGAATTGATGACCGTTTCATTCATGGCCAAGTATTAACCAGATGGATCAAGACCTACTCGGCGGACAGGATTATCGTGGTATCAGACACCGTTGCTGCTGATGAAATGAGAAAAACTCTGATCCTCTCTGTTGCACCATCCAATGTAAAGGCAAGTGCCGTTTCGATTTCCAAGATGGCCAAAGCCTATTTCAGCCCAAGGTACGAAGACACAACCGCGTTGCTGCTTTTTGAAAATCCGGCAGATATTGTCGCACTTGTAGAAGCAGGTGTACCAATTGAGACGGTGAATGTAGGTGGAATGCGATTTGAAAATAACCGCAAACAGGTCACAAAATCTGTAAGTGTTACTGAAAAGGATATAGATGATTTTGAAAAATTAAACACTCTAGGTGTGAAGCTTGAGTTGAGACAGCTGCCTTCAGATTCTAGTGAAGATTTTATTCGGATTTTAAGAAATGTACCAAAAAAATAG